In Gossypium arboreum isolate Shixiya-1 chromosome 6, ASM2569848v2, whole genome shotgun sequence, the following are encoded in one genomic region:
- the LOC108484212 gene encoding uncharacterized protein LOC108484212 isoform X4, translated as MESSAVLGSFHLPSDSSKKGSLEKKTSPTATFPNGFEALVLEVCDETEVAELKMKIGDFEMHLKRNVGATKGPLSNISPTTAPPIPTVPMNESVAAALPPSPPKPTAEKVTPFKNINVGKSSKLAALEASESNNYVLVPSPIVGTFRRGRTVKGKKQPPICKEGDLIKEGQVIGFLDQFGTELPVKSDVAGEVLRLLFNDGDGVGYGDALIAVLPSFHPIN; from the exons TTCCTTCTGATAGCTCCAAAAAAGGCTCATTGGAGAAGAAAACTTCACCGACTGCAACTTTTCCAAATGGATTTGAG GCATTGGTACTGGAGGTATGCGATGAGACTGAGGTTGCTGAGCTGAAAATGAAG ATTGGAGACTTTGAAATGCATTTGAAGCGCAATGTTGGTGCCACAAAAGGTCCATTGTCTAACATTTCGCCTACAACAGCTCCACCAATCCCAACTGTACCAATGAATGAATCAGTTGCTGCTGCTCTACCTCCTTCACCACCGAAACCCACTGCAGAGAAGGTTACCCCATTCAAAAATATCAATGTCGGGAAGTCATCCAAGTTAGCTGCCTTGGAAGCTTCTGAATCTAATAACTATGTTCTCGTACCATCTCCCATT GTTGGCACATTCAGAAGGGGAAGAACAGTTAAAGGAAAGAAGCAACCTCCCATCTGCAAAGAG GGTGATTTGATCAAAGAAGGACAAGTAATAGGATTCTTGGATCAATTTGGTACCGAACTTCCTGTTAAG TCGGATGTTGCTGGAGAAGTCTTAAGGCTCCTCTTCAATGATGGAG ATGGCGTTGGTTATGGAGACGCTCTTATTGCAGTCTTGCCATCATTCCATCCCATCAATTGA
- the LOC108484212 gene encoding uncharacterized protein LOC108484212 isoform X3, with amino-acid sequence MYSGGWPASRKSCLSALIFGEKNRFPKQQIVTLISCMKTPEATVTVPSDSSKKGSLEKKTSPTATFPNGFEALVLEVCDETEVAELKMKIGDFEMHLKRNVGATKGPLSNISPTTAPPIPTVPMNESVAAALPPSPPKPTAEKVTPFKNINVGKSSKLAALEASESNNYVLVPSPIVGTFRRGRTVKGKKQPPICKEGDLIKEGQVIGFLDQFGTELPVKSDVAGEVLRLLFNDGDGVGYGDALIAVLPSFHPIN; translated from the exons ATGTATTCTGGCGGCTGGCCCGCTTCAAGAAAATCATGTCTCTCAGCCTTGATATTTGGCGAGAAGAACcgttttccaaaacaacaaatTGTAACTCTAATATCATGCATGAAGACACCTGAAGCTACTGTAACAG TTCCTTCTGATAGCTCCAAAAAAGGCTCATTGGAGAAGAAAACTTCACCGACTGCAACTTTTCCAAATGGATTTGAG GCATTGGTACTGGAGGTATGCGATGAGACTGAGGTTGCTGAGCTGAAAATGAAG ATTGGAGACTTTGAAATGCATTTGAAGCGCAATGTTGGTGCCACAAAAGGTCCATTGTCTAACATTTCGCCTACAACAGCTCCACCAATCCCAACTGTACCAATGAATGAATCAGTTGCTGCTGCTCTACCTCCTTCACCACCGAAACCCACTGCAGAGAAGGTTACCCCATTCAAAAATATCAATGTCGGGAAGTCATCCAAGTTAGCTGCCTTGGAAGCTTCTGAATCTAATAACTATGTTCTCGTACCATCTCCCATT GTTGGCACATTCAGAAGGGGAAGAACAGTTAAAGGAAAGAAGCAACCTCCCATCTGCAAAGAG GGTGATTTGATCAAAGAAGGACAAGTAATAGGATTCTTGGATCAATTTGGTACCGAACTTCCTGTTAAG TCGGATGTTGCTGGAGAAGTCTTAAGGCTCCTCTTCAATGATGGAG ATGGCGTTGGTTATGGAGACGCTCTTATTGCAGTCTTGCCATCATTCCATCCCATCAATTGA
- the LOC108485058 gene encoding cation/H(+) antiporter 15-like: MEGGLTHDAIKIGKNLTILCINNSFKKIPAKSIWLSGNPLVSPTTLLMFQLSSISTVSLLINVCFKPLGQSSLVSQIFGGMIFGPSILGHSQDVADTVFPIHSRAIMDVFSGFGIMFFFFEVGVKIDPYLMVCPGRMAAVIGASALIITTGLSIGLAVFLKTSVTMSTSLQNSLILVASSQSLTAFPVISTLLDELKIINTDVGRIALSSSMFSFLIGFSTTSILFSIKQANSHHIYSFLPPFLSVVAFVATNFLILRPKLKKMFTQAMGPKSIDEKTIASIFILVMVSAFISEVIGQHYIFGPLLLGLAVPDGPPLGAAISSKLASLGLAFFYPAYCAVTGLQTNVFDVDLETYYIIGIIIIFTFVVKLIAVILPALCFNLPIKEAVVLALILNARGIVELTFVNLWKDGKQIGNQSFTLVTVSVLVVTAIITPLVRMLYDPTKQCVSEKRSTIHHSNSNLEFRILVCIHNPENIPTIMNILEVTHASEMNPVAVTAMVLIELVGRSTPVLVRTDKHRGETPLLADQVLNSLIQYEARNEGCTTVQSYTSMSQFQTMHDDICRIAIDKRANILILPFHKKWAISGKIESTSSPIQNLNINVLNKAPCSVGILIDRGILTGFTSVRTSQLKFHVAVLFLSGSDDLEALAYSFRMGKHERVHLTIIRLLVSGDENAKDFKFDNNVIHEYRQANKENDRITYEERVLTDGLCLSSYMSSNLEHYNLILVGKTHQDSPLLHGLGEWNECPELGVMGDMLASPYLKTKASVLVIQQHKLRGKLLGKNMRFLRSKSSSIYPELPTKIICQGAKTDSFYISVDGSRHSY; this comes from the exons ATGGAAGGGGGATTAACTCATGATGCAATCAAGATTGGTAAAAACCTGACCATTCTTTGCATAAACAACTCATTTAAGAAAATCCCAGCAAAGAGTATATGGCTCAGTGGTAACCCTCTCGTCAGCCCCACCACTCTTCTCATGTTTCAGCTCTCTAGCATTTCAACGGTCTCACTTCTCATCAATGTTTGTTTCAAGCCTTTAGGACAATCATCCTTAGTCTCGCAGATTTTT GGTGGAATGATATTTGGCCCATCAATTCTTGGCCACAGCCAAGACGTAGCAGACACCGTTTTCCCGATCCATAGCCGAGCTATAATGGATGTGTTCTCAGGATTCGGCATTATGTTCTTCTTCTTCGAAGTTGGAGTAAAGATTGACCCGTACCTGATGGTGTGTCCGGGACGAATGGCTGCAGTTATAGGCGCTTCGGCTCTCATCATTACGACGGGTCTTTCAATTGGACTTGCTGTTTTCTTAAAGACGTCCGTCACCATGAGTACCTCCCTCCAGAACTCGTTGATACTTGTAGCATCATCTCAATCTTTAACAGCTTTCCCTGTAATTTCTACACTGCTAGACGAGCTCAAGATTATAAACACTGATGTCGGTCGAATTGCTCTCTCTTCCTccatgttttcctttttaatcggTTTTTCGACGACTTCGATTCTTTTCTCCATCAAACAAGCCAATTCCCATCATATTTACAGTTTTCTACCACCCTTTCTTTCCGTAGTTGCATTTGTAGCCACCAACTTTTTAATTCTTCGTCCCAAGTTAAAGAAGATGTTTACTCAAGCAATGGGTCCAAAATCTATTGATGAGAAGACCATAGCATCTATATTCATCCTAGTCATGGTGTCGGCATTCATTAGCGAGGTAATCGGGCAGCATTACATCTTCGGACCATTACTTTTAGGCCTGGCTGTGCCTGACGGACCGCCTTTAGGCGCAGCTATATCGTCCAAGCTAGCTTCTCTCGGGTTAGCCTTTTTCTATCCAGCCTACTGCGCTGTCACCGGCCTGCAAACAAATGTCTTCGACGTTGATTTAGAAACTTACTACATTATCGGGATCATCATCATCTTTACTTTCGTTGTCAAGCTTATAGCAGTGATATTACCAGCTCTCTGCTTCAATTTGCCCATCAAAGAAGCAGTTGTGCTTGCACTGATTCTAAACGCAAGAGGCATTGTTGAACTTACTTTCGTCAATCTTTGGAAGGACGGAAAG CAAATCGGGAATCAATCATTTACACTGGTAACGGTCTCGGTATTGGTAGTGACCGCGATTATAACTCCGTTGGTACGAATGTTGTATGATCCGACGAAGCAATGTGTTTCAGAAAAGAGGAGTACCATCCATCATTCCAACAGTAATTTAGAGTTTCGTATCCTGGTTTGCATCCATAACCCTGAAAATATCCCAACAATAATGAACATACTTGAAGTAACCCATGCCAGTGAAATGAACCCCGTTGCGGTCACAGCTATGGTCCTAATTGAACTTGTGGGAAGATCAACCCCGGTCCTCGTACGGACTGACAAGCATCGCGGAGAAACGCCATTGTTGGCAGACCAAGTACTCAATTCCCTGATCCAGTACGAGGCACGCAATGAAGGCTGCACCACTGTTCAATCATACACATCAATGTCACAATTTCAGACAATGCACGATGATATCTGTCGTATAGCAATCGACAAGCGTGCCAACATATTGATCCTGCCTTTCCACAAGAAATGGGCTATAAGTGGGAAGATCGAGTCCACCAGTAGTCCCATACAAAACTTGAACATCAATGTCCTAAACAAGGCACCATGTTCTGTTGGAATCCTTATAGACAGGGGAATCCTAACTGGTTTCACGTCGGTCCGGACATCCCAGTTGAAATTCCACGTCGCCGTCCTCTTCCTAAGCGGGTCCGATGACTTGGAAGCGCTAGCTTACAGCTTCCGAATGGGGAAACATGAACGCGTTCATCTAACCATCATCCGTTTACTCGTTTCCGGAGACGAAAACGCGAAAGACTTTAAGTTCGACAACAATGTGATCCATGAATATCGACAAGCTAACAAGGAAAATGATCGTATTACGTATGAAGAAAGGGTGTTAACAGATGGGTTATGCTTATCTTCGTATATGAGTTCAAACCTAGAACATTATAATTTGATTTTAGTAGGGAAAACCCACCAAGATTCACCACTGCTCCATGGACTTGGAGAGTGGAACGAGTGCCCGGAGCTTGGGGTGATGGGCGACATGCTTGCTTCGCCATATTTGAAGACCAAAGCGTCGGTGTTAGTGATTCAGCAACATAAGTTACGAGGGAAGCTGCTGGGCAAAAACATGAGATTTCTAAGGAGTAAAAGTAGTTCAATTTATCCAGAATTGCCAACCAAAATTATTTGTCAGGGAGCCAAGACTGATTCCTTTTATATTTCAGTCGATGGATCTCGTCATTCTTATTAG
- the LOC108484212 gene encoding uncharacterized protein LOC108484212 isoform X1 — protein MESSAVLGSFHHSVCAVSQAPCSLERPGTVCMYSGGWPASRKSCLSALIFGEKNRFPKQQIVTLISCMKTPEATVTVPSDSSKKGSLEKKTSPTATFPNGFEALVLEVCDETEVAELKMKIGDFEMHLKRNVGATKGPLSNISPTTAPPIPTVPMNESVAAALPPSPPKPTAEKVTPFKNINVGKSSKLAALEASESNNYVLVPSPIVGTFRRGRTVKGKKQPPICKEGDLIKEGQVIGFLDQFGTELPVKSDVAGEVLRLLFNDGDGVGYGDALIAVLPSFHPIN, from the exons ATTCTGTATGCGCTGTTTCACAAGCACCTTGCTCACTCGAAAGGCCTGGTACTGTTTGTATGTATTCTGGCGGCTGGCCCGCTTCAAGAAAATCATGTCTCTCAGCCTTGATATTTGGCGAGAAGAACcgttttccaaaacaacaaatTGTAACTCTAATATCATGCATGAAGACACCTGAAGCTACTGTAACAG TTCCTTCTGATAGCTCCAAAAAAGGCTCATTGGAGAAGAAAACTTCACCGACTGCAACTTTTCCAAATGGATTTGAG GCATTGGTACTGGAGGTATGCGATGAGACTGAGGTTGCTGAGCTGAAAATGAAG ATTGGAGACTTTGAAATGCATTTGAAGCGCAATGTTGGTGCCACAAAAGGTCCATTGTCTAACATTTCGCCTACAACAGCTCCACCAATCCCAACTGTACCAATGAATGAATCAGTTGCTGCTGCTCTACCTCCTTCACCACCGAAACCCACTGCAGAGAAGGTTACCCCATTCAAAAATATCAATGTCGGGAAGTCATCCAAGTTAGCTGCCTTGGAAGCTTCTGAATCTAATAACTATGTTCTCGTACCATCTCCCATT GTTGGCACATTCAGAAGGGGAAGAACAGTTAAAGGAAAGAAGCAACCTCCCATCTGCAAAGAG GGTGATTTGATCAAAGAAGGACAAGTAATAGGATTCTTGGATCAATTTGGTACCGAACTTCCTGTTAAG TCGGATGTTGCTGGAGAAGTCTTAAGGCTCCTCTTCAATGATGGAG ATGGCGTTGGTTATGGAGACGCTCTTATTGCAGTCTTGCCATCATTCCATCCCATCAATTGA
- the LOC108484212 gene encoding uncharacterized protein LOC108484212 isoform X2, producing MESSAVLGSFHPPCSLERPGTVCMYSGGWPASRKSCLSALIFGEKNRFPKQQIVTLISCMKTPEATVTVPSDSSKKGSLEKKTSPTATFPNGFEALVLEVCDETEVAELKMKIGDFEMHLKRNVGATKGPLSNISPTTAPPIPTVPMNESVAAALPPSPPKPTAEKVTPFKNINVGKSSKLAALEASESNNYVLVPSPIVGTFRRGRTVKGKKQPPICKEGDLIKEGQVIGFLDQFGTELPVKSDVAGEVLRLLFNDGDGVGYGDALIAVLPSFHPIN from the exons CACCTTGCTCACTCGAAAGGCCTGGTACTGTTTGTATGTATTCTGGCGGCTGGCCCGCTTCAAGAAAATCATGTCTCTCAGCCTTGATATTTGGCGAGAAGAACcgttttccaaaacaacaaatTGTAACTCTAATATCATGCATGAAGACACCTGAAGCTACTGTAACAG TTCCTTCTGATAGCTCCAAAAAAGGCTCATTGGAGAAGAAAACTTCACCGACTGCAACTTTTCCAAATGGATTTGAG GCATTGGTACTGGAGGTATGCGATGAGACTGAGGTTGCTGAGCTGAAAATGAAG ATTGGAGACTTTGAAATGCATTTGAAGCGCAATGTTGGTGCCACAAAAGGTCCATTGTCTAACATTTCGCCTACAACAGCTCCACCAATCCCAACTGTACCAATGAATGAATCAGTTGCTGCTGCTCTACCTCCTTCACCACCGAAACCCACTGCAGAGAAGGTTACCCCATTCAAAAATATCAATGTCGGGAAGTCATCCAAGTTAGCTGCCTTGGAAGCTTCTGAATCTAATAACTATGTTCTCGTACCATCTCCCATT GTTGGCACATTCAGAAGGGGAAGAACAGTTAAAGGAAAGAAGCAACCTCCCATCTGCAAAGAG GGTGATTTGATCAAAGAAGGACAAGTAATAGGATTCTTGGATCAATTTGGTACCGAACTTCCTGTTAAG TCGGATGTTGCTGGAGAAGTCTTAAGGCTCCTCTTCAATGATGGAG ATGGCGTTGGTTATGGAGACGCTCTTATTGCAGTCTTGCCATCATTCCATCCCATCAATTGA